GCCGTTGCCGTCGAGGAACACGACCTCGGAGGCGTGGACCTCGGTGCGGTGGCGGCGCTGGCCGTCGTCGGTCTCCCAGGTGTTCTGGACGAGGCGGCCCGCGACGTAGATGCGCTGCCCCTTGCCGACGTAGTTGTTGACCGCCTCGGCGAGCCCGGCCCAGCACGTCAGGTCGTGCCAGTCCGTCTCGGTCTCCCCGTTGGAGCGGGGCCGGTCGGTGGCCAGCCGCAGCTTGGTGACGGCGGTGCCGTTCGGCGTGTAGGTCATCTCGGGTTCGGTCCCGACCCTGCCCAGCAGCTCTACCTTGTTGATCGTCCGTGACATCTTGATTCTCCTTCTGTGTGTAGTAGCGCGGTGTCCCCGCGCCCGTCTGAAATTGAGAGCGGGGCCGCTCCCGTAGATGGGAAGACGGCCCCGTCCTGCGCCCCTGTGAGGGAGCGTCTAGCTGAACTCGAAGTCGCGCGGTTCCGGCTCGTCGCCCTCGAAGAGCCTGTCTGGGTCGAACGGCTCCACCGCGCCCCTGAGCCAGGCCAGAGCGTCCACCGCCTCGCCCGCGTGAGCCTTCGGGTTGTCCACGGCCTTGAAGTAGGTCAGCGCGGCGTTTATCACGTTCGCGTGCGCCCCGTTGGTGCAGTCGATGCGAAGGGAAGCCTTCGCCATCATCTCCGTGCTGGCCAGCACCTCGACCCGGTTGGAGAGCCGGGTCTGCACGGAGGCAAGCTCGTTGGCCAGACGCGCGATCTCGCGGGTTGTTGGCGGCAGCCTCCGCAGGGTCTTCCTGGCGAACCTGCTCATGTCTCCTCCTTCCTTTGGGATGTCCGAATCTGGCGAGGCCGCCCCGGTAGCGGGAAGCAGCCCCGTCCTGCGCTCCCGATGAGGAGCGTCTAGGTCACTCGCACGTACTCCGACTCGCTCTCGGTGACGATCTCCGCCCTGGTCTCAGGGTCGAGCGCCTCGTTGAGCCTCCGGTGGTTCACGGAGTACCGTGTCGTCTGCACGAGGCTGACCGTTTTTCCTCCGACGGTCGCCTTGGAGTCCCCCTGGCGGCGCATCCACGCCTTCAGGGTGTCCAGGGCGGTCCGCTTGGCCTTCTCGGGCTTCCTGATGGAGTCCTGTGCCTCTGCGTAGGCCGCCACAGCGTCCCTTGCCTGCTCGTCGCTCACCTCCTGTTCCTCGATTGCAGGCTGTTCGCCGGCCTCCGCCGACCCCGGCAGGCAGACGACCAGGAAGGGGCAGGACCGGCACTGCCAGGAGTCGGCAGAGAAGTCCCTGTCGGGCAGCGCGTCGGGGTCCGGCCCGTTCTGGACGTGATGC
The nucleotide sequence above comes from Chloroflexota bacterium. Encoded proteins:
- a CDS encoding single-stranded DNA-binding protein, giving the protein MSRTINKVELLGRVGTEPEMTYTPNGTAVTKLRLATDRPRSNGETETDWHDLTCWAGLAEAVNNYVGKGQRIYVAGRLVQNTWETDDGQRRHRTEVHASEVVFLDGNG